The Obesumbacterium proteus DNA window CGCTCTATTGGGGCGGTTTTGATACCGTCAACGACTGGGCGAACAAAGGCTACGAAGTAACGGTTTCTAACCCAGACTACGTCTACATGGATTTCCCGTATGAGGTGAATCCACAGGAAAATGGCTACTACTGGGGAACTCGCTTTAACGATGAGCGTAAGATCTTCAGCTTCGCGCCAGACAACATGCCACAGAACGCGGAAACTTCCGTAGACCGTGACGGCAATTTCTTTACCGCGAAAAGCGATAAGCCATGGCCGGGCGTTTATGGACTCTCAGCGCAGCTGTGGAGTGAAACTACGCGCACTGACGAAATGATGGAGTATAAAATCTATCCTCGCGTTATGACGGTGGCGGAGCGTGGATGGCATCGCGCGGGCTGGGAGCAGGACTACAAAGCGGGCCGCGAATATAAAGGCGGTGAAACCAATCTGGTAGATAAAAAATCTCTGCTGAGCGATTGGCAGCGCTTTGCAAACCTGATGGGGCAGCGTGAGCTGGCGAAAATGGATAAAGCCGGTGTGGAATATCGCCTGCCGGTTCCTGGGGCAAAAGTCGTGGGCGGGAAATTGGAAGCCAACATTGCGCTGCCAGGGCTGGGGATTGAATACTCCGTAGACGGCGGCAAGCAGTGGCAGCGTTATGATGCTAAAGCTCAACCGACCGTTTCTGGTGACGTTCAAATTCGTTCAGTGAGCCCAGATGGTAAACGCTATAGCCGCGTAGAACCGGTACAGGCGTGATATCCAAATAGGTAAGTTCGGTATTTCCTGCCCCGGTGGGGTAGGGAATAGCGCAATAACGTATTAATGCAGTGGTTCTTAATACCGTTTCATCATCATTATTGTTGCTATGGTATCTGCCGAAGCCATATGAGTGATTTAGTTGTGAGTTGCTTAGCCCCCTGCCTGAGGGGCTTTTTTTTGTCTGTTTTTTGCCGAGAAAACGGATTCTTTGGATTTCAGGCAATAAAAAAGCGACCCTCAGGTCGCCTCATTTACACTCGCGTGTTTTTACTCTCTGCCATCGTGCAGACTTTCGTCTTCGCGGCAATCACCCTCAGCGCAGTGACCATACAGGTACAGGCTGTGGTTGGTCAGCTGGATACCATATTTTTTAGCAATTTCGTGCTGACGTTTTTCGATGGAATCGTCGCTAAACTCGATCACTTTACCGCAGTCTAAGCAGATCAGATGATCATGGTGATGCTGTTGGGTCAGTTCAAATACAGATTTTCCGCCTTCAAAATTGTGACGAGTCACAATTCCAGCCTCGTCGAACTGGTTCAGTACACGGTAAACGGTGGCTAAGCCGATTTCTTCACCCATATCGATCAGCTTCTTATACAGGTCTTCTGCGCTGACGTGATGGCAAGTTGGATCTTGCAGAACTTCCAGAATCTTAAGACGCGGAAGCGTGACTTTAAGTCCAGCCTTCTTTAAAGGAGTGTTGTTATCTGTCATTCGGATTCTGTCCCGTTACTTAGCTCGAAGACGTTTAGGATAGCCTGCATTTGCTGCCAGCGTTGCCCTAATTGTCACCGAACTGAAAATATAATTGAGATTCATTATAAAGCTGATGGCGGTAAATGGAAACCGCAGTGTGTTAACAACTTGGACGGAACTACAGGGTGGAAATAAAACGTAACACACTGACAAATATGTAACTCTGCTGGTGGCGGGGGCTAGAGCGAGAAAAATGAGTTACATAGATGTTGCAAATTGCTTTCGCCAATCGCTGAAATACCCGCTGGCTTATGCAGTCAGCGGGTTCAATTTCATGTTAGCCAGCCAGTTCAGC harbors:
- the fur gene encoding ferric iron uptake transcriptional regulator; translation: MTDNNTPLKKAGLKVTLPRLKILEVLQDPTCHHVSAEDLYKKLIDMGEEIGLATVYRVLNQFDEAGIVTRHNFEGGKSVFELTQQHHHDHLICLDCGKVIEFSDDSIEKRQHEIAKKYGIQLTNHSLYLYGHCAEGDCREDESLHDGRE